The Patescibacteria group bacterium sequence AAGTTGGATTGGTTTGCCTGCTCTTGATACCTCAAGAGTTTTACTGTTTAATATGAGATCAGCTACTTGGAGTACTGCGTTTGTTCCGCCTTCTTTTCTTCTCAGTCGAGCTTTAATCCTAGCAAGAAATTCATCAGCAACAAATGGTTTAGTAATATAATCATCAGCTCCTAGATTCAGTCCTTGAACAATGTCACTGATACTATCTTTTGCTGTGAGAATAATAATAGGGAGATCAGGATATTTCTTGCGGATTTCTGCGCATACAGCTTCGCCACTCATGTTGGGTAATCCAAGATCAAGTACTACAACGTCAGGTTCTGACTTTGCAATAATATTCAAAGCGACAATTCCATCATCTGCGATTTTTACAGAATAGCCATTATCAAGAAGAAGCTCTTTTAGATATTTCTGGAGTCCTTTATCATCTTCTACAACTAAAATAGTATGTACCATAACGACCAGTAGTATAGCAATATTCTTACAAATCATCAATGGATTCTATGCATTTTCTTGCCTAGTTCTTACAATTCTTAGTGTTTCTTATCCTCTACTGCAAGAGAAGTAGAAATTTTCTGATCTACTACTTTAGAGACATTAAAAAATCATAGAGGCTATAAAAGTCAGTATAAAAAAAATTTTCTTACATTTCTCTTTTTGCTGAGTAAATTGGCTTATTATTTCAACATCATCATTTTTTGAATTATTTCCTATTTCTTACAGGTTTTTATTTTTTTCTTAAATTTCTCTTGACAGTAAAAAAACTTTTGTTATAATGCCTAACTCCAGTAGAGATAAGACTCATCTGGAGAAAATCATTACCTATTTGTATGATTTTTACCCTGCCGAAAAGAACTGCCCAAAAAAAATTTTTTCTAAAAAAGACTTCTAACTCAAATCCCCATATTTTTTCATTTATTTCAGAAAAACATTGGTCATATATTATTCTACTTATTGCTTCTTTCTGCCTAATGCTTGTTTTTATTATCAGTTCTCAGGAAGGTCAGAAACTTATTGCTCCATTTATTTCACCTTTGCATTCTCTTAGTGAAGAGGAAACAAGAAAAGGACATGAAGTTTTTGGTTTTGCTCCCTACTGGACAATTGATAAACTTGACAATGTGGATTTTAGTATTTTGACTACATTAGCTTATTTTGGTGTACCAGTAAATTTTGATGGATCATTGGATAAAAGTGATTATGGTTATTCGGTTTTTGAAAGTAAGAAAGCTACAGAGCTTTTTAAAAAAGCTCATGCACATGGAACGCGGGTTGTTCTTACAATCACCCAAATGGACAATGAAACAATAGAGGCATTTTTAACAAACCCACAAGCACAACAAATAGCTATAGATGAAACTGTTGCGTTGGTAAAGGAGCGCGGAATTGATGGGATTAATATTGATTTTGAATATGTGGGAAATCCTAGTTTTGCTAATAAAAATGCATTTTCGCAATTTGTTGCGCAACTGACGGAAAAAATGCATAAAGAAGTTCCCGCTTCTCGTGTAACTGTATCTGTTTATGCGTCTTCGGCATCATCCAGCAAACTTTATGACGTTAAAAAATTGGCTGAGGTATCTGATGGGATTTTTATGATGGCTTATGATTTTGCAGTTAAAAGCTCAAAATATGCTATGCCAACAGCACCTTTATACGGTAAAAAAGAAGGACATTATGAATA is a genomic window containing:
- a CDS encoding Mycobacterial persistence regulator MrpA, which produces MICKNIAILLVVMVHTILVVEDDKGLQKYLKELLLDNGYSVKIADDGIVALNIIAKSEPDVVVLDLGLPNMSGEAVCAEIRKKYPDLPIIILTAKDSISDIVQGLNLGADDYITKPFVADEFLARIKARLRRKEGGTNAVLQVADLILNSKTLEVSRAGKPIQLTPQEFKLLQYLMNNKGRILTREMILNRIWLYSSDIETRVVDVYMGYLRKKIDANHEKKLLHSVRGFGYIIKE